The Ignavibacteriales bacterium genome includes a window with the following:
- a CDS encoding ATP-dependent Clp protease adaptor ClpS gives MTQAPLQRPLQQEDKDTDVLIEQPAKVILFNDEIHSFDEVIGQIIKATGCDTSKAETLTWEVHTSGKAMVFEGEMDNCLKVSHILEEISLNTQIEI, from the coding sequence ATGACTCAAGCTCCATTACAAAGACCTCTTCAGCAAGAAGATAAAGATACCGATGTACTAATTGAACAACCGGCTAAAGTGATCTTGTTCAACGATGAAATTCATTCATTCGACGAAGTCATTGGACAAATTATCAAAGCCACCGGCTGCGACACGTCGAAAGCTGAAACATTGACGTGGGAAGTCCATACAAGCGGCAAAGCGATGGTGTTTGAAGGAGAAATGGATAACTGCCTGAAAGTGTCTCATATATTAGAAGAGATCTCGCTGAACACGCAGATTGAAATATAG
- a CDS encoding HIT family protein, producing the protein MKSSKTDCIFCKIASKETPAEVLYENEHVIAVLDINPIHYGHALIIPKQHCNGFLDLPDEIYHSILQAAKIVTQALVQSLTLEGYNLFSNNGTIAGQSVFHFHLHITPRYRNDNIRFVLNLKKYSDGEMKEYGTMIRKFIKPPTL; encoded by the coding sequence ATGAAGAGTTCAAAGACTGACTGTATTTTCTGCAAAATCGCCTCAAAAGAAACTCCGGCGGAAGTTCTCTATGAGAACGAACATGTTATCGCTGTTCTCGACATCAATCCAATTCATTACGGACATGCACTCATTATACCGAAACAACATTGCAATGGTTTTTTAGACTTGCCGGATGAGATATATCATTCCATTCTTCAAGCAGCCAAAATTGTCACACAGGCGTTGGTACAGAGTCTAACACTTGAAGGATACAATCTCTTTTCCAATAATGGCACTATTGCCGGACAATCCGTGTTTCACTTTCATCTCCATATTACACCGCGATATAGAAATGACAATATTAGATTCGTTCTTAATCTTAAAAAATATTCAGACGGAGAAATGAAAGAGTACGGAACGATGATTCGAAAATTTATCAAACCTCCGACATTATAA
- the icd gene encoding NADP-dependent isocitrate dehydrogenase has translation MTQYAKLTTPTAGQSIRFIDGKLTVPDLPIIPFIEGDGTGPDIWRASQRVFDAAVAKAYGGKKKIVWFEVFAGEKANVVYGPNTWLHDDTLAAIKEHIVAIKGPLTTPIGGGIRSINVALRQMLDLYVCLRPVQYFTGVPSPVKHPELIDMIIFRENTEDIYAGIEWKAGTPEAKKIVAWLQKEMGVKKIRFPETSSIGIKPVSEDGTKRLVRAAILYAINHKRKSVTLVHKGNIMKFTEGGFRDWGYELAQEEFGGTLIDGGPWVKLPNGIIVKDVIADAFLQQILTRPNEYDVIATLNLNGDYISDALAAQVGGIGIAPGGNINYENGFAVFEATHGTAPKYANQDKVNPGSVILSGEMMLRYMGWDEAADLIINGLNKSIQAKTVTYDFARLMDGAKEVKCSEFGDTIIKNM, from the coding sequence ATGACACAGTATGCTAAACTTACAACACCAACCGCAGGACAATCGATACGATTCATCGACGGCAAGCTCACTGTTCCGGATTTGCCCATTATTCCTTTTATTGAAGGCGATGGAACCGGGCCGGATATTTGGCGCGCATCACAGCGTGTATTTGATGCTGCCGTCGCAAAAGCTTACGGCGGGAAGAAAAAAATAGTCTGGTTTGAAGTGTTCGCCGGTGAAAAAGCGAACGTCGTCTATGGCCCCAACACCTGGCTCCACGATGACACGCTTGCGGCCATCAAAGAACATATTGTAGCAATTAAGGGACCTTTAACAACGCCCATAGGCGGCGGCATTCGCTCTATTAATGTCGCATTACGGCAAATGCTGGATCTGTATGTCTGTTTGCGGCCTGTGCAATATTTTACCGGAGTGCCGTCGCCCGTGAAGCATCCGGAACTCATCGATATGATTATCTTCCGCGAAAACACGGAAGACATTTATGCAGGCATCGAATGGAAAGCCGGAACACCGGAAGCTAAAAAAATTGTAGCATGGCTGCAAAAGGAAATGGGAGTAAAGAAGATCCGCTTCCCCGAAACATCCAGCATCGGCATCAAACCGGTCTCTGAGGATGGAACAAAACGATTAGTCCGCGCAGCGATTCTATATGCCATCAATCATAAACGTAAATCCGTGACATTAGTACACAAAGGCAATATTATGAAATTCACGGAGGGCGGATTTCGGGATTGGGGCTATGAGTTAGCACAAGAAGAATTTGGCGGCACACTCATCGATGGCGGTCCGTGGGTAAAACTTCCGAATGGAATTATTGTTAAGGATGTCATAGCGGATGCTTTCCTTCAGCAAATTCTCACGCGTCCCAATGAATACGACGTCATCGCGACACTCAATCTTAATGGCGACTACATTTCCGATGCGCTTGCCGCGCAGGTTGGCGGCATCGGCATTGCACCCGGCGGCAATATTAATTATGAAAACGGCTTCGCAGTCTTCGAAGCAACGCATGGCACTGCGCCAAAGTACGCCAATCAGGATAAAGTGAATCCCGGTTCTGTCATTCTCTCCGGTGAAATGATGCTGCGTTATATGGGCTGGGATGAAGCCGCTGATCTTATTATCAACGGACTCAATAAAAGCATTCAAGCAAAAACCGTCACGTACGATTTTGCCCGCCTGATGGATGGAGCAAAAGAAGTGAAGTGCTCGGAATTTGGTGACACAATAATCAAGAATATGTAA
- a CDS encoding aldo/keto reductase — MEYRTLGKTGWNVSAISFGTWALGSAWGTVQDKDSLSALHRALDLGVNFFDTADVYGDGRSERLLAQLKQARKETFYIATKAGRRLDPHTAGGYNKKNLTAFIERSLRNLNTDTIDLLQLHCPPTEVYYMPEVFGILDDLVKRGKIRFYGVSVEKVEEALKALEFPNVQSVQIIYNIFRQRPAELFFKEAQKRNVGILARLPLSSGILTGKLSRQSSFEKDDHRFFNRHGEAFDRGETFSGVDYDLSLDVVDQLRPLVPDGMTLTQFALKWILMYPAVTCAIPGAKNPKQAEENINSVNMPALSDSVMGKIKEIYEKRVRQFVHQYW, encoded by the coding sequence ATGGAATATCGCACACTTGGAAAAACCGGATGGAATGTCTCGGCCATCAGTTTTGGCACGTGGGCACTTGGAAGCGCGTGGGGAACCGTTCAGGATAAGGATTCTCTTTCTGCCCTGCACCGAGCGCTGGATTTAGGAGTGAACTTTTTTGATACAGCCGATGTCTACGGCGATGGACGAAGCGAACGCCTCCTTGCTCAATTAAAGCAGGCTCGCAAAGAAACATTTTACATTGCGACAAAGGCAGGCAGGCGCCTTGACCCGCACACTGCCGGCGGATATAACAAAAAGAATCTGACTGCCTTTATTGAACGAAGCTTGAGAAATCTCAATACCGATACGATCGATTTGCTTCAGCTGCATTGCCCGCCGACAGAAGTATATTATATGCCGGAAGTATTTGGAATTTTAGATGACCTTGTTAAACGAGGAAAAATCAGATTCTATGGTGTGAGCGTTGAAAAGGTCGAAGAAGCGCTGAAAGCTCTTGAGTTTCCCAATGTTCAATCTGTTCAAATCATCTATAATATCTTTCGCCAGAGGCCGGCAGAATTATTTTTCAAAGAAGCACAGAAACGAAATGTCGGAATACTTGCCAGGCTACCACTATCTTCAGGTATACTGACGGGAAAATTATCCAGGCAATCATCGTTTGAAAAAGACGATCACCGTTTCTTTAACCGGCACGGCGAAGCATTCGACCGCGGAGAAACTTTTTCCGGTGTTGATTATGATTTATCTTTAGATGTTGTTGATCAGCTTCGTCCGCTTGTGCCTGACGGTATGACGCTTACGCAGTTTGCGCTGAAATGGATTCTTATGTATCCCGCCGTAACATGTGCCATTCCCGGCGCAAAGAATCCAAAACAAGCAGAGGAAAATATCAACTCTGTCAATATGCCTGCTCTTTCGGATTCCGTTATGGGAAAAATTAAAGAGATATACGAAAAACGTGTGCGACAGTTTGTTCATCAGTACTGGTAA